In the Natrinema sp. CBA1119 genome, GGCCGCTGCGACGTCGCTTCGGTCCGCCGTTCGATCGCTGAAGTGGTCTTCCGCCGCTGGGCCGACCGTCCCGGAGACGTGGCCGAAAAAGAGCGCGGAAACCAGAACCGTCATCAGGACGACGAGCAAGAATATGAGACCGATCTTTACACTGTACGTTTCTCTGAGCCGATCAGGGAGATAGTCCTCGAATGCCATAGTGTCTCGTTGATTCGTCGGGCGGCGCGACGCTACCCGATGTCTTCCTTAACAATGTTTACCCATCCCAATTGAATGTATCGGTTGAACTGATTGTCGAGAATGATAGTCATACACTATCCTGTGAGAATCACTTCTATAGACGTTATTTCCGGCATTTGGTTTAGCCGAACGACTACTCAAATAAATATTAATTATACCCAATTGGGTGATGCAGGGCGGAAAGCCGACCGGAATATCGGCGAACGGCCCGAAACGCTCCGCGGACGGCGCGGTCGATTTACGCGGCGGCGATCACCGGGACGGGTTCAGTCGTCTATTTCGATGGCCGGTCGACCGGGCTCGGCGTTCGTGATCACGTCGTCGGCGGCCTCGTCGGCGCGAACGACGCGAACCGGGGCGTCGAACTCGCGTTCGATTAGCCACGCGGCGGACTCGAGCGCCGCGTGTTCGTCGTCCGGCCCGAGCGTCATCGAGAGCGCCTCGCGTTCGGCCTGGAGGTCCTGCCCGTAGTCGGCCGCGGCGTCGCCCTGCTCGCGGATGTGGGGCTCGCCCATGAGTTCGCCGATCAGGTTGTCGGCGTCGCTCTCGATCGCGATCTCGAGGGCATCGTACTTCCAGTTGGGGGCGACAACGACGTCGATCGCCTGCGGGTCCTCGATCCCGGCGACCTCGACGATGTCGCGGATGTCCTCGCGGATGTTCGCGACCAGTTGGCGGCGCTTAGACACGTAGTCGCGGTCGACGTCGGCGGTCGGCCACTCGGCGTTTGCAGCGAAGCCCTCGCCGCCCAGCTCGTCGTGTAACTCCTCCGCGATGTGCGGTGCGACCGGCGAGAGCAGTCGGACGACGGCCGACAGCCCGCGCTCGTAGATCTCGGCGTTGGGTTCGGTGTGATTGGCGTATTGCCGTAGCGTCCGCATCAGATCCTGCGTTTCGCGCAGCGCCTTGTTGAACGTCAGGTCGTCATACTCGTCGCTGGCGATGGCGATCGTCGCGTCGGTCTCCGCGTCGACGTAGCTCGCAACGGCGTCGTCGTCGCCGTCCGGTTCGTTCGTCACGTACTGTTCGACCATCCCCTTCAGCCGATCGAGGAAGGCGTAGGTCGACCGGACGCCCTCCTCGCTCCAGTCGAAATCGCGCTCGGGCTGGGCGGCCTGCATCATGAACAGCCGCGCGGTGTCGGCTCCGTACTCCTCGACGATCCGCTGGGGCGAGACGACGTTCCCCTTCGATTTGGACATCTTCTCGCCCTCGAGCTGGACCATCCCCTGGGCCAGCAGGTTCGTGAAGGGCTCGCGGTGCGCTAATCCCTCGTGATCGGCCAGTACCTTCGTGAAGAACCGGGAATACAGCAGGTGCATCACGGCGTGCTCGATGCCGCCGACGTACTGATCGACGGGCATCCAGTCGTTGGCCCGCTCCAGGTCGAAGGGCGCGTCCTCGAGACCGGGCGAGACGTACCGCAGGAAGTACCACGAGGAGTCGACGAAGGTGTCCATCGTGTCGGTCTCGCGGACGGCTTCGCCGCCGCAGTCGGGACACGTGGTCTGCTTCCACTCCTCGGCGGCGTCCAGCGGGTTTCCGGTGGTGTTGATGAACTCCGGCAACTCGACGGGCAGGTCCTCTTCGGGGACCGTGACGGGGCCACACTTCTCGCAGTGGATCACCGGAATCGGGGTGCCCCAGTAGCGCTGGCGCGAGATCCCCCAGTCGCGCAGCTGGTACTGCGTGGCTTCCTCGGCGCTCTCGATTTCCTCGGTGAGTCGCTCGCGGGCCGTCTCGCTCTCGAGGCCCGAGTACTCGCCGGAGTCGATCAGGACGCCGTCGTCGGTATACGCTTCCTCGCTCACGTCGGGTGCGTCGGGAACCGTCTCCCCGTCCCAATCGTCCGGTTCGGGTGCAATGACGGGCCTGATCTCGATGTCCTTCTTCTCGGCGAAGGCGTGGTCGCGCTCGTCGTGGGCCGGCACGGCCATCAGCGCGCCGGTCCCGACGTCAGAGAGGACGAAATCGGCGACGTAGACCGGGATCTCCTCGCCGGTGACGGGATTCGTCGCGGTGAGTCCCGTCTCGACGCCGTTGGGTTCGTCGCCCTCGGGATCGGCCTCCTCCTCGATGAAGTGACGGACGTCATCGTTCTCTTCGGCCAGCTCTTCGCTGATCGGGTGGTCGGGCGCGAGCGCGAAGAAGGTCGCTCCGTAGATGGTGTCGACGCGGGTGGTGAAGGCCTCGACGGAACCGTACTCCCGCGGCTCGGTACCCTCGCCGCGTCCGTTCGAGGCGCGTAGCGCCTCGCTCCCCTCGATTTCGAAGTCCAGTTCCGTCCCGTACTGCCGACCGATCCAGTTGCGCTGCATCTGGCGGACCGAGTGGGGCCATCCCTCGAGACCGTCGATCGCTTCCAGTAACTCGTCGGCGTACTCGGTGATCTTCAGGAACCACTGCTCGAGTTCGCGCTGTTCGACGGGCGTGTCACAGCGCCAGCAGAGCTCCGCCTCGCCCTCGACCTGCTCGTCGGCGAGGACGGTCTCGCAGTGGGGACACCAGTTGACCTCGGCGTCGCGGCGCTCGACGAGCCCCTCCTCGAGGAACCGCTCGAAGAGCCACTGGTTCCACTGGTAGTATTCGGGCGTACAGGTGGCGATCTCCCGTTCCCAGTCGTAGCCAAAGCCCATCGACTCCATCTGTTCGGTCATGGTCTCGATGCAGTCGAACGTCCAGTCGCGGGGATTCGTGTCGCGCTCTTTGGCCGCGTTCTCCGCGGGGAGACCGAACGCGTCCCAGCCCATCGGATGGAGGACATCGTCGCCGCGCATCCGGCGATACCGAGCATACGCGTCCGTAATCGTGTAGTTGCGAACGTGTCCCATGTGGAGTTTGCCCGACGGATACGGGTACATTCCGAGGACGTACGTCGGATCCTCGACGTCGTCGGGCGTCCGATAGACGTCCGCCTCGTCCCACGCCTCCTGCCAGCGCCGTTCGACCGTCGCGTGGTCGTATCCCGCGTCGCTCATTTGCTTATATACGTCTAGGAGTGGACGCCGTCCTATAGCTTTCCATACCGTACCCCGTCGAGCCGTCGAACGGTCCCGGCGAATGTCCCTCGAGCCGTACCGAACGCTCGGTCCCGACCGGTTCCGGGAGGCAAGCGGTTTTATTCTCGTCCCGCCACACCCTGAGGTATGGTAGCAGATTCCACCGTTTTCGTCACGGGTGCGAGTCAGGGACTCGGTCGCGAAATCGCCACCGCGTTCGCCGACGAGGGTGCGGACGTCGCGCTCGCGGCCAGGAGCGACGGCATCTACGAAACTGCAGCCCAGATCGACGTCCCGGACCGAACGCTGGCGATCGAGACCGACGTGACCGATCCCGAATCGGTCGCCGATGCGATCGACGAGACCGTCGACACCTTCGGCGGGCTGGATTGTCTCGTGAACAACGCGGGGATCGCCGGCCCCACCGCGCCGCTCGAGGAGACGACCGACGGCGAGTGGCTCGAGACCCTCGACGTCAACGTCGTCGGCGTGGCTCGCGTCACGCGGGAAGCGGCCCCGCACCTGCGCGAGTCCGAGCAGGGAAGCGTCATCAACATCTCCTCGATCGGCGGCAAGCGGCCCTACGCCAACCGAGGACCGTACGCTGCCTCGAAGATGGGTCTGATCGGGGTGACTCGCGCGCTGGCGGCCGAGTTCGGTGACGACGGCGTCACCGTCAACGCGATCTGTCCCGGCCCGGTCGAGGGCGAGCGAATCCGCGGCGTCTTCGAGCGACAGGCCGAGGCGGCGGGCGTCCCCGCGGAGGCGGTCGAAGAGGAGGTCCTCGAGAGCCTCATGATCGACGAACTGGTCCCGCCCGAGGAAGTCGCGGACATGGCCGTCCACCTCGCGAGCGAGGCGTCGCGCCACGTCACGGGGCAGGACATCAACGTCTCATCGGGCGGGGCCTGGTACTAGTCAGAGGACAGCGAGAACCGCGACGAGCAGGCCGATACCGACGAATACCCCGCCGCCCGCCCGACGGAGCCGGACCGACGTGCGAACCTGCTCGCGCTGGTCTTCGAGGCTCCCGGTCGCGATCACGAGCGGCGTCTCGTCGGTTCCCCGTAGGACGTAGCCATCGGCCGTCTCGGTCAGCTCGCCCCGAACTACTAGCTCGTCGCCGTCTCGGACCACGGTAGCCTGATACTTGTCGGGCATGGTGGTCTTTCCGCCGACGCTCACGTTGAACTCGAGGTCACTAATGACGCCGTCCTCGCTCGCCAACCCCGTCCGCTCGAGGAAGCGATTGACCGGATCCAGGTCACCGAGATAGGACTCCGTCTCCGGGTCGCCCAGAAACAGTTCCGGCGAGTCGAAGGGGTCGTCGTCCGCGTCGGTCGCCAGCGTCGTCGCGTCCACGTGGACGCGATCCCAGCTGTGATCGACGGCGAACTCGCCGACCGCCAGTTCGGACTCGGCGGTCCGCCACCGGCTGCCGTTCGGTGCCTTCTCCTTTTGGCGGACGCGCCACGCCCAGAGGGCGGCCGAGTCGCCCCCGTTCGGCTGGGGACCGGTCCGCGTCGGCGACGCCGGCTCGAGGACGTGAACCGGACCGCTTACGGTCGCTTCGCCGCCCGGCTCCACCCGCTCGTCGCCCGCAGCCGCGAGTTCGCTGATCGTTTCGCTTCGATCATCGAGTTCGCCGGCTCGAGATAGCACGATACCGCCGAACAGGAGAAAGATCCCCGCGAAGACGAGTGCGACCACTTGGACCATGACGGAGTTGTTATTATCGAGACATAATAACTGCCCGGAAACGACCGATCACGGTGACGGGCCGACAGGTGACCGCGCGGACGCCGTCGCGCGTTCGCGTCGCTGCGTCGATCGGCGACCCCGGTCTCCGACCGAAAGCCGGTCGGCTCCGGGGGCTCCAGCGTCGGCTACTCGATGTCGATCTGTTTCGAGTCCCCGCTTCCCGAGACCTTCGGCAGCCGGACCGTCAGCACGCCGTTCTCGAAGCCGGCGGCGACGGACTCCTCCTCGACCGGCTCGGGCAGGCGAATCCGGCGACTCGCCGACGTTTCCGTCCGCTCGCGCCGGATGTATCGGCCTTCGGGGTGCTCCTCCTCGTCGGTCCGGTTGGCCTCGAGGCGCAGCGTCCCGTCCGAGAGCGTCAGTTCGATGTCGTCGGTCTCGTAGCCGGGGAGGTCGGCCGTCACGACGTACTGCTCGTCGGTGTCGGCGACGTCGACCGGCACCGAGCCGGGGACCTGCAGCCCGCCTGCGGTCATGCCCTCTTCGACCTGTCGGCTCACGCGGTCGAGCAGCTCC is a window encoding:
- the leuS gene encoding leucine--tRNA ligase, which translates into the protein MSDAGYDHATVERRWQEAWDEADVYRTPDDVEDPTYVLGMYPYPSGKLHMGHVRNYTITDAYARYRRMRGDDVLHPMGWDAFGLPAENAAKERDTNPRDWTFDCIETMTEQMESMGFGYDWEREIATCTPEYYQWNQWLFERFLEEGLVERRDAEVNWCPHCETVLADEQVEGEAELCWRCDTPVEQRELEQWFLKITEYADELLEAIDGLEGWPHSVRQMQRNWIGRQYGTELDFEIEGSEALRASNGRGEGTEPREYGSVEAFTTRVDTIYGATFFALAPDHPISEELAEENDDVRHFIEEEADPEGDEPNGVETGLTATNPVTGEEIPVYVADFVLSDVGTGALMAVPAHDERDHAFAEKKDIEIRPVIAPEPDDWDGETVPDAPDVSEEAYTDDGVLIDSGEYSGLESETARERLTEEIESAEEATQYQLRDWGISRQRYWGTPIPVIHCEKCGPVTVPEEDLPVELPEFINTTGNPLDAAEEWKQTTCPDCGGEAVRETDTMDTFVDSSWYFLRYVSPGLEDAPFDLERANDWMPVDQYVGGIEHAVMHLLYSRFFTKVLADHEGLAHREPFTNLLAQGMVQLEGEKMSKSKGNVVSPQRIVEEYGADTARLFMMQAAQPERDFDWSEEGVRSTYAFLDRLKGMVEQYVTNEPDGDDDAVASYVDAETDATIAIASDEYDDLTFNKALRETQDLMRTLRQYANHTEPNAEIYERGLSAVVRLLSPVAPHIAEELHDELGGEGFAANAEWPTADVDRDYVSKRRQLVANIREDIRDIVEVAGIEDPQAIDVVVAPNWKYDALEIAIESDADNLIGELMGEPHIREQGDAAADYGQDLQAEREALSMTLGPDDEHAALESAAWLIEREFDAPVRVVRADEAADDVITNAEPGRPAIEIDD
- a CDS encoding SDR family NAD(P)-dependent oxidoreductase; amino-acid sequence: MVADSTVFVTGASQGLGREIATAFADEGADVALAARSDGIYETAAQIDVPDRTLAIETDVTDPESVADAIDETVDTFGGLDCLVNNAGIAGPTAPLEETTDGEWLETLDVNVVGVARVTREAAPHLRESEQGSVINISSIGGKRPYANRGPYAASKMGLIGVTRALAAEFGDDGVTVNAICPGPVEGERIRGVFERQAEAAGVPAEAVEEEVLESLMIDELVPPEEVADMAVHLASEASRHVTGQDINVSSGGAWY
- a CDS encoding Hsp20/alpha crystallin family protein — translated: MRRNPFDDIEELLDRVSRQVEEGMTAGGLQVPGSVPVDVADTDEQYVVTADLPGYETDDIELTLSDGTLRLEANRTDEEEHPEGRYIRRERTETSASRRIRLPEPVEEESVAAGFENGVLTVRLPKVSGSGDSKQIDIE